One Bos indicus isolate NIAB-ARS_2022 breed Sahiwal x Tharparkar chromosome 22, NIAB-ARS_B.indTharparkar_mat_pri_1.0, whole genome shotgun sequence DNA window includes the following coding sequences:
- the OXTR gene encoding oxytocin receptor translates to MEGAFAANWSAEAVNGSAAPPGTEGNRTAGPPQRNEALARVEVAVLCLILFLALSGNACVLLALRTTRHKHSRLFFFMKHLSIADLVVAVFQVLPQLLWDITFRFYGPDLLCRLVKYLQVVGMFASTYLLLLMSLDRCLAICQPLRSLSRRTDRLAVLVTWLGCLVASAPQVHIFSLREVADGVFDCWAVFIQPWGPKAYITWITLAVYIVPVIVLATCYGLISFKIWQNLRLKTAAAAAEAAAGAEGEAADWAGRAILARVSNVKLISKAKIRTVKMTFIVVLAFIVCWTPFFFVQMWSVWDADAPKEASPFIIAMLLASLNSCCNPWIYMLFTGHLFQELVQRFLCCSFRRLKGSRPGETSVSKKSNSSTFVLSQYSSSQRRCSQPSTL, encoded by the exons ATGGAGGGTGCGTTTGCGGCTAACTGGAGCGCTGAGGCGGTCAACGGGAGCGCGGCGCCGCCGGGAACCGAGGGCAATCGCACTGCCGGGCCGCCACAGCGCAACGAGGCCCTGGCGCGGGTGGAGGTGGCCGTGCTGTGCCTCATCCTGTTCCTGGCGCTGAGCGGCAACGCGTGCGTGCTGCTAGCGCTGCGCACCACGCGCCACAAGCACTCGCGCCTCTTCTTCTTCATGAAGCACCTGAGCATAGCCGACCTGGTAGTGGCGGTGTTCCAGGTGCTGCCGCAGCTTCTGTGGGACATCACGTTCCGCTTCTACGGGCCCGACCTGCTGTGCCGCCTCGTCAAGTACCTGCAGGTTGTGGGCATGTTCGCGTCCACCTACCTGCTGCTGCTCATGTCGCTCGACCGCTGCCTGGCCATCTGCCAGCCGCTGCGCTCGCTGAGCCGCCGCACCGACCGCCTGGCGGTACTCGTCACATGGCTCGGCTGCCTGGTGGCCAGCGCGCCGCAGGTGCACATCTTCTCGCTGCGCGAGGTGGCCGACGGTGTCTTCGACTGCTGGGCCGTTTTCATTCAACCCTGGGGGCCCAAGGCCTACATCACGTGGATCACGCTCGCCGTCTACATTGTGCCCGTCATCGTCCTTGCCACCTGCTATGGCCTTATCAGCTTCAAGATCTGGCAGAATTTACGGCTCaagacggcggcggcggcggcagaggCTGCCGCGGGGGCTGAGGGCGAGGCGGCAGACTGGGCGGGGCGCGCGATTCTGGCCCGCGTCAGCAACGTCAAGCTCATCTCTAAGGCCAAGATCCGCACGGTCAAGATGACCTTCATCGTCGTGCTGGCCTTCATCGTGTGCTGGACGCCATTCTTTTTCGTGCAGATGTGGAGTGTCTGGGATGCCGATGCGCCCAAGGAAG cctcaCCTTTCATCATCGCCATGCTCCTGGCCAGCCTCAACAGCTGCTGCAACCCCTGGATCTACATGCTCTTCACGGGCCACCTCTTCCAAGAACTTGTGCAGCGCTTCCTCTGCTGCTCATTCCGCCGCCTGAAAGGCAGCCGGCCTGGGGAGACAAGCGTCAGCAAAAAGAGCAACTCGTCTACCTTTGTCCTGAGCCAGTACAGCTCCAGCCAGAGAAGATGCTCGCAGCCATCCACGCTGTGA
- the CAV3 gene encoding caveolin-3: MMAEEHTDLEAQIVKDIHFKEIDLVNRDPKNINEDIVKVDFEDVIAEPVGTYSFDGVWKVSYTTFTVSKYWCYRLLSTLLGVPLALLWGFLFACISFCHIWAVVPCIKSYLIEIQCISHIYSLCIRTFCNPLFAALGQVCSNIKVMLRKEV; the protein is encoded by the exons ATGATGGCCGAGGAGCACACAGACCTGGAGGCCCAGATCGTCAAGGACATTCACTTCAAGGAGATCGATCTGGTGAACCGGGACCCTAAGAACATCAACGAGGACATAGTGAAG GTGGATTTTGAAGACGTGATCGCGGAGCCCGTGGGCACCTACAGCTTTGACGGCGTGTGGAAGGTGAGCTACACcaccttcactgtctccaagtACTGGTGCTACCGCCTGCTGTCCACACTGCTGGGCGTCCCACTGGCCCTGCTCTGGGGCTTCCTGTTCGCCTGCATCTCCTTCTGCCACATCTGGGCAGTGGTGCCCTGCATCAAGAGCTACCTGATCGAGATCCAGTGCATCAGTCACATCTACTCGCTCTGCATCCGCACCTTCTGCAACCCACTCTTCGCCGCCCTGGGCCAGGTCTGCAGCAACATCAAGGTGATGCTGCGGAAGGAAGTGTGA